The sequence aatatgatttaatattatgttaattaggttacgaagatagactttccgagattttctatatatttgtatagctctgggaacagacacagtctctatagtatgtattacctttgccggatttttaattgaacattgattatactgaatgttgttattattggaagatgtgcTTACGGtaggtaggcagtcacttggagtgtagcgccttggaaatgttgtctgaaagcagttccgctccaaggctgccgGGGTGCAgtccatcaggacgaaacaacctaggacgctcccagaacagattccagttattgacaaacaccagattctgctcattacaccaagagactaaccaatcatttaatgctagaagtctactgaacttttctgctccacgtctgtatgtgggaagaggtccagagacgatcttcgtggtgggtgatctgcctcgtaccgtctcgatcaggctggactcagttaatgttcacatcacacaCTAGAAGCTGGAAAATGTTTCcagtcttcatctgtccaggctgggtgagtctgtgcctaTGATAGCCTCAGAGTCTTGTTTTGTTTGACAGGAGTGGAAGctgatgtgatcttctgctcttgtagccCAGCCACCTCAAAGGTTGATGTGTTGTGCcatctgagatgcttttccacTCACCACGGTTGtcgagtgattatttgagttactatagacttcctgtcagctcagaccggTCTGGTCCTTCTCCTCTGATCATCATGTTGtgggtgaaaatcccagatcagcaatttctgaaatactgaaaccagcccatctggcaccagcaaGCACGCcatagttaaagtcacagagatcacacttttgatgtttggtgtgaacattaactaaagctcttgacgtgcatctgcatgactttatgcattctggtgctgccacatgattggttgattggataactgcatgaatgtgcaggtgtacaggtgtccTAATAAGTGGACGGTCAGTGTAGTTGATAAGCAAAACTGAGTGGTGAGAGgcaaattaaaactgaaaacttATAGAGTACTTCAAATAGATGTTCCAAGAGTTGTCTGACTACTATTAAGGCCATTATTGCACATTAAATCAATTAGATTTACCACATATATAGGCTGCACTTCCAAATTTTGGGGTTGTTTCCCCAAAACACCATAGTGGTAAGATCATGTGGGGGGCCTGACTGTACCAAATTGATATTATTTACAGTGGATGAGGAAACATTTTTGAGAATTCAGTTCTcaatataaaaatgcaaaaatcaaGAAAAACGAACTTGGTGTGTTTAGGCCTTTTAATGCTTGCACTCAACCATGAATGGCCTTACAATTACGTGGTACAAACTGCATATatctttttgcattttaatattttgcttATTATATTTGAGTGAGTTTATAACGGGAGATATGGAGATGGAGATTTTAACATTGGTCAGGTGGGACCCATCaaaatgtgtattttgtatGTATTGTTGTATATGATGCTCTTACTGATGTTAAAATCGTTCAGTTTCATAGCAATAGATCAGGGGCATATTCACAAAGAATCTTTGGGCCAAGAGTAACTCTAACTTTATGATTTAGGAGAAACTCTTTAAAGAAAGGGGAATGCTAATCCCAATattaatcaaaacattttaGCACTAAAAACAGGCCCTCTGGACTACATCCAAGTCAAAAAGCTTTAAATGGGTATTGTAAAGTATGCTATTGAACATGCCAATTTCatactacacaaataaaaaggTCACGTTCTggcataaaatacattttctttaagATGCTGGCAAATGATAAAAAAGGCGTGGATACACTGGTGTAGTTGGCTGCACAAGTTCCTCTCAGCTCTTTTGTGAAGAGGTTTTAAAGAGAACTCTTATAAGATTATTTGTGAATATTGCATTAATTAGGAGgtatacattttgttttacctactccctgtttgtttttattctatGATGCAAAACTTGCTTGAATGTAACTGCTGCATAGATGTACATGAAAAAGCAAAATACCAAAGAATGAAGCACTTCAAACAGTTACTAATAGACTGCATTTCTCACAGCTATGCATTGTTCAGTATTTACTCTGTGCTTGCAATCACCACATTAAAATGGCAATAAAGTGCACACTTATCCACCACATGGGCTCACTGAGATTTGAATGAAGTCATTACAAAAATCTTGCTTTTGTGAACTAACATTTTAACCAGCTATAGCAAAAATGATCACATGGGTATAGAATATTAGATTACAATACATAATTACAACATTTAGTCCCAAATAAGTGCAgtgctgcattaaaaaaaaaggcatactGACACTTTAATCAACACTGAAAAATAGAGAAAATTCAATACAAGTAGAACCTAGTGGCAAatgcattataatatatatatatatatatatatatatatatatatatatatatatatatatatatatatatatacgatcatctgatgcataaattttatttttttcagtggtAAAGTGCTGATAGGAATGATATAAAACTGAATTTGATACATGAATATTATATTGTTGCTGATCATGACATAATTGGTTAACATATTACTTTTTTTCTCCAGTAAAACAGactaatttattaaaattattggTTTGCAATGACGCAAGGAAACGATGAGGTTAAGCAGAAATTCTCCAAACATCAGCATGAGTATTAACCAAAGTTTTAATGGTACTGCACTACATTGACACAATAAGAGACAATAAAATTCTTTACTCAATGAATATTTTACATGGTAAGCCCCCCCTCATTTTGTTCTGCAGCTTTACCAATGAAAATGTTGGAAACTGGATTTATCAATGTCATTTTACTTACTTAAATTTAGATTTACATCACTTTATACactacaaaacaatacaaagtGTATGTGTATCTCTATAGTTGTGTCCAGGAAGAGATAAATGTTGCACTTCATGGTGATGTCCATATCCTGGTCTGGTATTCAACCCATTTCCAAAACATGTTTTACATCCATGCAGAATTTATGTGAGGCTGgaacacaaaatgaaaacattccCGTTAGCACTGAACACACATCTTCACAAACATTGCTTTTCCCCATAGACAAAGTTGTGTACTCTGTCCGAAATGCTGAAATTCATGTCGTTTGTGTTCTTAACTATTTatcagtggggttttttttggacaaagaaataagaataaaaagttATGTAAATCACTAAAGCTACTGTACCTGTCAATAAGCGAGTCCCTCATGCTGGTGGCTATGGTGCTCGGTTGAGTCTCACTCAGCCTGAACACACTCTCAATGACTGACAGCTCTGTGCTTGTTGTATCCAAACCACAGAAGGCACACCAGTCATTCACCACCATGCCAGCAGCGATCACCTCACTGCCTCGGTTTACAGTACCGGCCTAAAACAAGAGCCCAATTACTTGCACTGCATTAAGCACTGCATCACAATACCATttaagtgcacctattatggttttgaaacgtgcctaattttgttttaaaggactcgtacaatatatttacatgcatccaaggtcacaAAACACTTTAATACGTACATAATTTAAATAGCAGAATTACCCTTTCCCCCAGTTTCACAAACAACTTGTTCAACGAtctgttctaaaggattcattctaaacacCTCCTTTCGGTGagaatactctgctctgattggtcagatggacCAGTCTGTTGCGATTGGTCTACTGCGGTCAGCGTGTATCGAAAAGGAAACGCTCATTAACATATCCAATTTCAGCTCAGTCTGTTTGccagcagccgatgaagaccagaggaagtaagtctggaattactaacgactcatttcagctgttccTTCTTCTGGGAGTCAGTAACCCAGTTTGTCATGcgctctgattttttttaactttgcagatgtttttacattcaaaaacagctatataacacacactacatgaaaggtaatatttgaaaaactataataataggtgcactttaagtaaaataaatagataataaaaaaaacagctgagaTAAGCATTTAAAAAGGATTATATTAAAACAGTTTTTACAAACTGAGCATTTTAGAGCCAATATTCTCACACTATAACTGCATAATTAATCTCAATTAAATGTGACTATTCATTAAGAACAATGTAACAAAAAACCACAGTGTATTAATATGAGATTAATATGCGAGTTTGAGAACATTCACTCACGACTAAAGGCACTTGTAGGAGTGATGAGAGCTCATCTTGGTCTTCAATAGATGTTTTGGGGTGCACAAGGCCTCCCTGGTTACTGAAGGCACAGTAACTACCCACAAGCACCTGCTCAGCCACCGTCTGCCTGAACACCTCCACTTTAAGATTGTCAGCCAGAATCTCTTCTGTTTCCTGTGCAGCACAGTAGCCGTTAATCACACTTGAAATTATGTCACAGCACACCATCTTTTATGAAATACCTACAACTGCTGCcgattatttaaattaaaatccaATTTAAATTCTGCTACTGCCACTGTGTTCTATACAGTACATACGTAGGCAACATAGcacatttatttacttgtgACAGGCATTCACATCTTTACATAGTATACTGAAAACTAAAATCTTTTAGATGTTTTTATACACAAACTCTGGACAATAGGTATTGGTTCATTTTTAGTCTTTGAGCAAAAAATAATTCTGACCCTGTCAAGATCGGGGTGAACTAGAGCCACATAGTCGTTGCAAGCAATGACATTTCCAAGTGCAGACAGTCGCTCCTCCACTCTCTGAATGCGCACAGCATCTGGCAAGCAGTTCCTCATGTGCTGCAGCTCTTGATCTGTTGTGTTGTTGGGCACAAGAAGTCCGTGACGGTTTCCTTGGAAGTAAAGGGAAGATTTTTTCCAGAAATCAGGACCAGTTCTCTACACAAATAAAGGTGAATGCAGTTATAAGCACGTGGATTTGAGTTTTCCACTAAATGGTTCATTTTAACAGAATTTGTGCTTCTCAATAAAACTCCACACATTGATAGTGGAGTTATCCAAAATCAAACATCACCACAAGTATAATCTCAATGCATCAATTTGAAATGCACACATTTTTGGAAGTTATAATGATtgtaataagtaaggaataaagtTTGAGAGTGCTGTGATGACAAGTGTATTATTTTCATAACATGTCCCTATGCATTATTCAGCTTATGCCACAGTAATGTGcaaattaccccccccccattaaTGAACACGATGTACTCTATAGTTACATTTTGAACATCTatgacaagttagttcctgttatcacttgttatagcagttataaataATCATCCCCTCACCATCCTGTAGTGattactacagaaatgataatgtattaaaatgagcaCATTCATATAAACTTGATTTACCTCGCAGCCAGCacgactgtcagagctgctgttatagataaTTAATAGCACCTGACCAGCCAGATTAAGGAATTCAAAAgggctgtggtataaaatgtaattaagcTTACATAATCTTTTTGGGGTCAAAACCAAATCCATTTAAACCAGATTGTTTACTGTCTTATTTATTGTACTAttgtcttgtttattttatattccaCTGCTGTGAAAAGTTTGTCGCTATTGAATTCAGAGGATGTTAAAAACTTATGATTTTGATATTGAATttg comes from Ictalurus punctatus breed USDA103 chromosome 11, Coco_2.0, whole genome shotgun sequence and encodes:
- the eif6 gene encoding eukaryotic translation initiation factor 6 isoform X1, with protein sequence MKTCTHAGLFQIRLDTPVIHAATSYVLCCSGMLQVCDQIACFSHFDLIINLRRTGPDFWKKSSLYFQGNRHGLLVPNNTTDQELQHMRNCLPDAVRIQRVEERLSALGNVIACNDYVALVHPDLDRETEEILADNLKVEVFRQTVAEQVLVGSYCAFSNQGGLVHPKTSIEDQDELSSLLQVPLVAGTVNRGSEVIAAGMVVNDWCAFCGLDTTSTELSVIESVFRLSETQPSTIATSMRDSLIDSLT
- the eif6 gene encoding eukaryotic translation initiation factor 6 (The RefSeq protein has 1 substitution compared to this genomic sequence) gives rise to the protein MAVRASFEKNNEIGCFAKLTNTYCLVAVGGSENFYSVFEGELSETIPVVHASIAGCRIIGRMCVGNRHGLLVPNNTTDQELQHMRNCLPDAVRIQRVEERLSALGNVIACSDYVALVHPDLDRETEEILADNLKVEVFRQTVAEQVLVGSYCAFSNQGGLVHPKTSIEDQDELSSLLQVPLVAGTVNRGSEVIAAGMVVNDWCAFCGLDTTSTELSVIESVFRLSETQPSTIATSMRDSLIDSLT
- the eif6 gene encoding eukaryotic translation initiation factor 6 isoform X2 is translated as MKTCTHAGLFQIRLDTPVIHAATSYVLCCSGMLQRTGPDFWKKSSLYFQGNRHGLLVPNNTTDQELQHMRNCLPDAVRIQRVEERLSALGNVIACNDYVALVHPDLDRETEEILADNLKVEVFRQTVAEQVLVGSYCAFSNQGGLVHPKTSIEDQDELSSLLQVPLVAGTVNRGSEVIAAGMVVNDWCAFCGLDTTSTELSVIESVFRLSETQPSTIATSMRDSLIDSLT